A window of the Desulfotignum phosphitoxidans DSM 13687 genome harbors these coding sequences:
- the hslV gene encoding ATP-dependent protease subunit HslV, which yields MSNDTFHGTTILALRSGATVVMAGDGQVTLGNIVTKHRARKVRKIFHDKIIIGFAGATADALTLSEKLEEKLERYNGNLTRSCVELAREWRTDKYLRRLEAMMLAADHGNTYLLSGNGDVIEPDPIEPDKGVISIGSGSPAAQSAAIALMENTDLSARQIVEKAMKIAGDLCIYTNHEVNIEELN from the coding sequence ATGAGCAATGACACATTTCACGGAACCACCATCCTGGCCCTGCGATCCGGTGCCACCGTGGTCATGGCCGGAGACGGCCAGGTGACACTGGGCAACATCGTGACCAAGCACAGGGCCAGAAAAGTCCGGAAAATTTTTCATGATAAAATCATCATCGGTTTTGCCGGTGCCACGGCAGATGCCCTGACGTTGTCGGAAAAACTGGAGGAAAAACTGGAGCGTTACAACGGCAACCTGACCCGGTCCTGTGTGGAACTGGCCAGGGAGTGGCGCACGGACAAATACCTGCGGCGCCTGGAAGCCATGATGCTTGCCGCTGATCATGGCAACACTTATCTGTTGTCGGGCAACGGGGATGTGATCGAGCCGGACCCGATTGAGCCGGACAAGGGCGTGATCAGTATCGGCTCCGGCAGCCCTGCGGCCCAGTCCGCAGCCATCGCGTTGATGGAAAACACGGATCTGTCCGCCCGGCAGATCGTTGAAAAAGCCATGAAAATCGCTGGGGATCTGTGCATTTATACCAATCATGAGGTCAATATTGAAGAACTCAACTGA
- the hslU gene encoding ATP-dependent protease ATPase subunit HslU, whose product MKDLKPKEIVTELDKYIIGQKDAKKSVAIALRNRWRRRHVEPDLQDEIAPKNIILIGPTGVGKTEIARRLANLTDSPFYKVEASKFTEVGYVGRDVESMIRDLVELTVNALKARQQDAVQEKAAKMAEERVLDILLPPTPKTAARPDTGTLKLAGSSGDTPDTGAGTREKLRSMLKAGKLDTRQVDLDVPDKSSPMVEIFSNTGIEEMGINVKDMLGNFMPKSTKRRKVSVKEALKLLTQEEAAHLVDMERVKSDAVAMVEQSGIIFIDEIDKIAGKEKSQGPEVSKEGVQRDLLPIVEGSSVPTKYGIVKTDHILFIASGAFHVSKPSDLIPELQGRFPIRVELTSLGAQEFVRILTEPKNALILQYMALLRTEGVDITFTQDAVEKIAAIAVEVNAATENIGARRLHTLMEKLLEEILFAAPDVADTKITIDAAFVEGQLMGIVENQDLSRYIL is encoded by the coding sequence ATGAAAGATTTAAAACCCAAGGAAATCGTCACGGAACTGGATAAATATATCATCGGTCAGAAAGATGCCAAAAAATCCGTGGCCATCGCCCTTCGCAACCGCTGGCGCCGCCGCCATGTGGAACCGGATCTCCAGGATGAGATCGCACCGAAAAATATCATTCTCATCGGTCCCACCGGGGTGGGAAAAACCGAGATCGCCCGGCGTCTGGCCAATCTCACGGACTCGCCTTTTTACAAGGTGGAGGCCTCCAAATTCACGGAAGTGGGGTATGTGGGCCGGGATGTGGAATCCATGATCCGGGACCTGGTGGAATTGACCGTGAATGCCTTGAAAGCCAGGCAGCAGGATGCGGTCCAGGAAAAGGCGGCAAAAATGGCGGAAGAACGGGTATTGGATATTCTGTTGCCGCCCACGCCCAAAACAGCGGCCCGCCCGGACACCGGCACCCTCAAGCTGGCCGGCTCGTCCGGGGACACGCCGGATACCGGGGCCGGGACCAGAGAAAAACTGCGGTCCATGCTCAAGGCCGGAAAACTGGACACCCGGCAGGTGGACCTGGATGTACCGGATAAATCCTCTCCCATGGTGGAGATCTTTTCCAACACCGGCATCGAGGAGATGGGCATCAATGTCAAGGACATGCTGGGCAATTTCATGCCCAAATCCACCAAGCGCAGAAAAGTCAGCGTCAAAGAGGCCCTCAAACTTTTGACCCAGGAAGAAGCGGCCCATTTGGTGGACATGGAACGGGTCAAGTCCGATGCTGTTGCCATGGTGGAGCAGTCCGGCATTATTTTTATCGATGAGATCGACAAGATTGCGGGAAAAGAAAAAAGCCAGGGGCCGGAAGTGTCCAAAGAAGGGGTCCAGCGGGACCTGCTGCCCATTGTGGAAGGCAGTTCTGTGCCCACCAAATACGGGATCGTGAAAACCGATCATATTCTGTTCATTGCTTCGGGCGCGTTTCACGTGTCCAAACCATCGGATCTGATTCCGGAACTCCAGGGCCGGTTCCCCATCCGGGTGGAACTGACTTCCCTGGGTGCTCAGGAATTTGTCCGGATTCTGACGGAACCCAAAAACGCGCTGATCCTTCAGTATATGGCATTGCTGCGCACCGAAGGGGTGGATATCACGTTTACCCAGGATGCCGTGGAAAAAATCGCCGCCATTGCCGTGGAAGTGAATGCAGCCACGGAAAACATCGGGGCAAGGCGCCTGCACACGCTCATGGAAAAACTGCTGGAAGAGATCCTGTTTGCGGCCCCGGATGTGGCGGATACAAAAATCACCATTGATGCGGCATTTGTGGAAGGCCAGCTCATGGGCATTGTGGAGAACCAGGATTTGAGCAGGTATATCTTATGA
- the argB gene encoding acetylglutamate kinase: MNPSAVADRNVADILVEALPYIQQFSTKTIVIKYGGHAMVDDKLKRDFANDITLLKYIGINPVVVHGGGPQISKVLSAMGITSTFIRGMRYTDDATMDVVEMVLGGKVNKDIVARINQEGGRAVGLTGKDGSLILAEKMKIYVQDDQEKPPEIIDPGMVGDVVSVNPEIIHTLTAKGFIPIIAPVGVGKNGETYNINADVVASRIAASLEAERLILLTDVDGVLDADNALVSSINDQRIGQMIGNKEIKGGMIPKVECALTALKRGVKKTHIINGKIPHAVLLELFTDSGIGTQVFVNGPS, translated from the coding sequence ATGAATCCTTCAGCGGTTGCGGATCGGAATGTCGCGGATATTCTGGTGGAAGCGTTGCCGTATATTCAGCAGTTTTCCACCAAAACCATTGTCATCAAGTATGGGGGCCATGCCATGGTGGATGACAAGCTCAAGCGCGATTTTGCCAATGACATCACCCTGCTTAAATACATCGGTATCAACCCGGTGGTGGTGCACGGGGGCGGCCCCCAGATCAGCAAAGTGCTTTCCGCCATGGGGATCACCTCCACTTTTATCCGGGGCATGCGTTACACGGATGATGCCACCATGGATGTGGTGGAGATGGTGCTGGGCGGCAAGGTGAACAAGGATATTGTGGCCCGGATCAACCAGGAGGGGGGTAGGGCTGTGGGCCTCACCGGCAAGGACGGGAGCCTGATCCTGGCGGAAAAAATGAAGATCTATGTCCAGGACGACCAGGAAAAACCGCCCGAGATCATCGATCCCGGCATGGTGGGAGATGTGGTGTCCGTGAATCCGGAAATCATTCATACGTTGACCGCCAAAGGGTTTATCCCTATTATCGCGCCTGTGGGCGTGGGAAAAAACGGGGAAACCTACAATATCAACGCAGATGTGGTGGCATCCCGGATTGCCGCGTCCCTGGAAGCCGAGCGCCTGATTCTGCTCACGGATGTGGACGGGGTGCTGGATGCGGACAATGCACTGGTCTCTTCCATCAATGACCAGCGGATCGGGCAGATGATCGGGAACAAAGAAATCAAGGGCGGCATGATTCCCAAGGTGGAGTGTGCATTGACCGCGTTAAAGCGCGGAGTGAAAAAAACCCACATCATCAACGGAAAAATCCCCCACGCCGTGCTCCTGGAACTGTTCACCGACTCCGGTATCGGCACCCAGGTATTTGTCAATGGACCCTCTTAA
- a CDS encoding aspartate aminotransferase family protein, whose translation MDTLEKTDTFVCATYARQGKAFVSGSGMYLTDEDGQVFTDFLAGIAVCSLGHCHPEVTAAIREQAGRLVHVSNLFYTRPQADLAQALVENSFADQVFFGNSGAEANEAAIKLARRYFQRNNDMNRFQIITMTQSFHGRTLATLTATGQDKIKQGFYPLLPGFIHVPFNDIDALKTALDDTVCAVMMEPVQGEGGVIPADPEYLAQVRQLCDQTGTLLIFDEIQSGMGRCGTLFAHQGYGVTPDIMTLAKALGNGVPIGAMLATAEAAKGFEPGSHGSTFGGTPLATAAGLKTLALISDPGFLARVREKGLYFKEQLTELQSRHSRIKAVRGRGLLLGMDVGEGAGDVAAACFEKRFIINAIQDKVLRFAPPLIVETKDIDRLISVLDSLL comes from the coding sequence ATGGATACCCTGGAAAAAACCGATACGTTTGTGTGCGCCACCTATGCCCGCCAGGGAAAGGCGTTTGTCAGCGGCAGCGGCATGTACCTGACCGATGAAGACGGCCAGGTATTCACCGATTTTCTGGCCGGCATTGCCGTGTGCAGCCTTGGCCACTGCCATCCTGAAGTGACCGCGGCCATCCGGGAACAGGCCGGGCGGCTGGTGCATGTGTCCAATCTGTTCTACACCCGGCCCCAGGCGGATCTGGCCCAGGCCCTGGTGGAAAACAGTTTTGCCGATCAGGTGTTTTTCGGAAATTCCGGGGCCGAAGCCAATGAAGCCGCCATCAAGCTGGCCCGGCGGTATTTTCAACGCAACAACGACATGAACCGGTTTCAGATCATCACCATGACCCAGTCGTTTCACGGCCGGACCCTGGCCACCCTGACCGCCACGGGCCAGGATAAGATCAAACAGGGATTTTATCCGCTGCTCCCCGGATTTATCCATGTGCCGTTCAATGATATCGATGCCCTGAAAACCGCTTTGGACGACACGGTGTGCGCAGTGATGATGGAGCCGGTCCAGGGAGAAGGCGGGGTGATTCCGGCGGATCCCGAATATCTGGCGCAGGTGAGACAATTGTGCGATCAGACCGGCACCCTGCTGATTTTTGATGAAATCCAGTCCGGCATGGGCCGGTGTGGCACCTTGTTTGCCCACCAGGGGTATGGGGTGACACCGGATATCATGACCCTTGCCAAAGCGCTGGGCAACGGGGTCCCCATCGGGGCCATGCTGGCCACGGCAGAGGCGGCCAAAGGATTTGAACCGGGCAGTCACGGCTCCACTTTCGGGGGCACGCCCCTGGCCACTGCTGCCGGACTCAAAACCCTGGCATTGATTTCAGACCCCGGATTTCTGGCCCGGGTCCGGGAAAAAGGCCTTTATTTCAAGGAACAGCTGACCGAACTTCAGTCGCGCCATTCCCGGATCAAAGCAGTGCGGGGCCGGGGGCTGCTGCTGGGAATGGATGTAGGGGAGGGTGCCGGGGACGTGGCAGCCGCCTGTTTTGAAAAAAGGTTTATCATTAACGCCATTCAGGATAAAGTGTTACGGTTTGCACCGCCCTTGATTGTGGAAACCAAAGATATTGACCGGCTGATATCCGTGCTGGACAGCCTGTTGTAA
- the argF gene encoding ornithine carbamoyltransferase has protein sequence MKKDLLSLLDLEKTDFEQLFDRALQLKARYAKGIPDRILSGKTLGLIFDKKSTRTRIAFETAMIQLGGHPIYMSTQDTQISRNEPAADTARVLSRYIDCLAMRTFDHALVKEFAAASTIPVINALTDSFHPCQILSDIMTIIEHKGGYHKKKIAWVGDGNNVANSWVNAASVLGLNLVLACPENHMIKPEIIEAAGADAMDHVRFTTDPRDAVKNADVVYTDVWASMGEEDELEKRLAAFEGFQVNKALLSHAAPDVLVMHCLPAHRGEEIAEDVLEAPGAAFWDQAENKRHMHKAILETLILRNKTDE, from the coding sequence TTGAAAAAAGACCTGTTGTCATTGCTGGACCTGGAAAAAACGGATTTTGAACAATTGTTTGACCGGGCATTGCAGCTCAAGGCACGGTATGCCAAAGGCATTCCCGACCGAATCCTTTCCGGAAAAACCCTGGGACTGATTTTTGACAAAAAATCCACCCGGACCCGGATCGCCTTTGAAACCGCCATGATACAACTGGGGGGACACCCCATCTATATGAGCACCCAGGACACCCAGATTTCCCGAAACGAGCCGGCCGCGGACACGGCCCGGGTGCTGTCCCGGTATATCGACTGCCTGGCCATGCGGACCTTTGACCATGCCCTGGTGAAAGAGTTTGCCGCCGCCTCGACCATTCCGGTGATCAACGCGCTGACCGACTCGTTTCATCCCTGCCAGATTTTAAGTGATATTATGACCATCATCGAGCACAAAGGCGGATATCACAAGAAGAAGATCGCCTGGGTGGGAGACGGTAACAATGTGGCCAACTCCTGGGTGAATGCGGCCAGTGTCCTGGGCCTGAACCTGGTGTTGGCCTGCCCGGAAAATCACATGATCAAACCGGAAATTATTGAAGCCGCCGGTGCCGATGCCATGGATCATGTCCGGTTCACCACGGACCCCAGAGACGCGGTGAAAAATGCGGATGTGGTGTATACGGATGTCTGGGCCAGCATGGGTGAGGAAGATGAGCTGGAAAAACGGCTGGCTGCGTTTGAGGGGTTTCAGGTGAACAAGGCCCTTTTGTCTCATGCAGCTCCGGATGTGCTGGTGATGCACTGCCTGCCGGCCCACCGGGGAGAAGAAATTGCTGAAGACGTGCTGGAGGCCCCTGGCGCGGCATTCTGGGATCAGGCGGAAAACAAGCGGCATATGCACAAGGCCATTCTGGAAACATTGATTCTCAGGAACAAAACCGATGAGTGA
- the argH gene encoding argininosuccinate lyase, with translation MSDKLWGGRFSEDTDTLVEKFNASIDVDKRLYASDIEGSMAHLKMMARQQIIAKDEADTLLAGLERVRIRIENNEVSFSDSLEDIHMHVEDALGQECGDLAKKLHTGRSRNDQVALDIRIFLKNETRQIMDRITGFQNALVNLAKAHPDVIMPGYTHMQRAQPVLFAHHLMAYYEMLKRDKERFADAYKRMDAMPLGTAALAGTTYPVDREFTRQILGFARLCENSMDAVSDRDFIMEFISHAGICMIHLSRLSEELILWSSSEFGYITISDAFTTGSSIMPQKKNPDVAELVRGKTGRVVGNLMAIFTTMKSLPMAYNKDMQEDKEPLFDTVDTLSICLEVYTRMFPHITVHADRMKTACARGFLNATDFADYLVNKGMPFRQAHAVAGKAVALAISEKKELDDLSLAQFKDLSDRVTEDVYDFIRLDQVVARRISAGGTGVDNVRAAVEKAQKELNS, from the coding sequence ATGAGTGATAAATTGTGGGGGGGGCGGTTTTCAGAAGATACCGATACCCTGGTGGAAAAATTCAATGCCTCCATTGATGTGGACAAGCGGCTGTATGCCAGTGACATCGAAGGCAGCATGGCCCATCTCAAAATGATGGCCAGACAGCAGATCATTGCCAAAGACGAAGCAGATACCCTTCTGGCAGGCCTGGAACGGGTCAGAATCCGCATTGAAAATAATGAGGTGTCGTTTTCCGATTCCCTGGAAGATATCCACATGCATGTGGAAGATGCCCTGGGACAGGAGTGCGGGGATCTGGCCAAAAAACTGCACACCGGCCGGAGCCGCAACGATCAGGTGGCCCTGGATATCCGGATTTTCCTTAAAAACGAAACCCGGCAGATCATGGACCGGATCACGGGGTTTCAAAACGCCCTGGTGAATCTGGCCAAGGCCCATCCGGATGTGATCATGCCCGGATATACCCATATGCAGCGGGCCCAGCCCGTGCTGTTTGCGCATCATCTCATGGCATACTATGAAATGCTCAAAAGGGATAAAGAGCGGTTTGCCGATGCGTATAAACGCATGGATGCCATGCCTTTAGGCACGGCAGCCCTGGCCGGCACCACCTATCCCGTGGACAGAGAGTTCACCCGGCAGATCCTGGGGTTTGCCCGGTTGTGTGAAAACAGCATGGATGCGGTGTCTGACAGAGATTTTATCATGGAATTCATTTCCCATGCCGGGATCTGCATGATTCATCTGTCCCGGCTGTCTGAAGAGCTGATTTTATGGTCTTCATCAGAGTTCGGCTATATCACGATTTCCGATGCCTTTACCACCGGGTCCAGTATCATGCCCCAGAAGAAAAACCCGGATGTGGCTGAACTGGTCCGGGGAAAGACCGGCCGGGTGGTGGGCAATCTGATGGCGATCTTCACCACCATGAAATCATTGCCCATGGCATATAATAAAGACATGCAGGAGGACAAAGAGCCGCTGTTTGATACCGTGGACACCCTGTCCATCTGTCTGGAGGTGTATACCCGGATGTTTCCCCATATCACGGTCCATGCCGACCGGATGAAAACCGCCTGTGCCCGGGGATTTTTAAATGCCACGGATTTTGCCGATTACCTGGTGAATAAAGGCATGCCGTTCCGCCAGGCCCATGCTGTGGCAGGAAAAGCCGTGGCCCTGGCCATTTCAGAGAAAAAGGAACTGGACGATCTGAGCCTGGCCCAGTTTAAAGATCTCAGTGACCGGGTAACCGAAGATGTGTATGACTTCATCCGCCTGGATCAAGTGGTGGCCCGCCGGATATCTGCCGGCGGCACCGGAGTCGACAATGTCCGGGCTGCGGTTGAAAAAGCACAAAAGGAATTGAATTCATGA
- the folK gene encoding 2-amino-4-hydroxy-6-hydroxymethyldihydropteridine diphosphokinase, which yields MPDFSTAVLSIGSNKGDKPANLHLAIACLDTHEQIEVMAVSQFYKTQPQNFVDQDWFVNAAVKIRCRTSDPLALLNTLKQIESSMDKQGKSFRFGPRKIDLDIIYFDDRIMKTPELEIPHPRMHERHFVLRPMCDIEPGTVHPVLGLTTQALFNQIETQENQAVIPLDEEEESA from the coding sequence ATGCCTGATTTTTCCACAGCTGTGTTAAGCATTGGTTCCAACAAAGGCGATAAACCGGCCAATCTTCATCTGGCCATTGCCTGCCTGGATACCCATGAACAGATCGAGGTGATGGCCGTATCACAGTTTTATAAAACCCAGCCCCAGAATTTTGTGGACCAGGACTGGTTTGTGAACGCCGCCGTGAAAATCCGATGCCGCACTTCAGATCCCCTGGCCCTGCTCAACACGCTTAAACAGATTGAATCCAGCATGGACAAACAGGGAAAATCCTTTCGGTTCGGCCCTCGGAAAATCGATCTGGATATTATTTATTTTGATGACCGGATCATGAAAACCCCGGAACTGGAAATACCCCATCCCCGGATGCATGAAAGACATTTTGTTTTAAGGCCCATGTGTGATATAGAACCCGGGACAGTGCACCCGGTATTGGGTTTGACCACACAAGCATTGTTCAATCAAATAGAAACACAGGAAAACCAGGCGGTGATCCCCCTGGATGAGGAGGAAGAAAGCGCGTGA
- the fsa gene encoding fructose-6-phosphate aldolase has protein sequence MKFFIDTANIDQIMDANSMGMVDGVTTNPSLIAKEDGEFKEIIARICKEVAGPVSAEVISLEYDGMVAEARDLAKIADNIVVKIPMTVEGLKAVKTLTAEGIKTNVTLVFSPLQALMAAKAGATYVSPFVGRLDDLAEEGMELVNEIAQIFANYDFATEIIVASVRSSLHVLDAALMGADIATIPYGVLKKLASHHMTDKGIDAFMADWNKKKQ, from the coding sequence GTGAAATTTTTTATTGATACAGCCAATATCGATCAGATCATGGATGCCAACAGCATGGGCATGGTGGACGGCGTCACCACCAACCCGTCTTTGATCGCCAAGGAAGACGGAGAGTTCAAGGAGATCATCGCCCGGATCTGCAAAGAGGTGGCAGGCCCGGTGAGCGCGGAAGTCATCAGTCTGGAATATGACGGCATGGTGGCCGAAGCAAGAGATCTGGCCAAAATCGCTGACAACATTGTGGTGAAGATCCCCATGACCGTGGAAGGACTCAAAGCGGTGAAAACCCTGACGGCCGAAGGCATCAAAACCAATGTCACCCTGGTGTTTTCGCCGCTCCAGGCCCTGATGGCCGCCAAAGCCGGGGCCACCTATGTGTCTCCGTTTGTGGGCCGGCTGGATGATCTGGCCGAAGAAGGCATGGAACTGGTCAACGAGATCGCCCAGATTTTTGCCAATTATGATTTTGCCACCGAGATCATTGTGGCCAGTGTCAGAAGCTCCCTGCATGTGCTGGATGCGGCCCTGATGGGTGCCGACATTGCCACGATTCCTTATGGCGTGTTGAAAAAACTGGCATCCCATCATATGACCGACAAAGGCATTGATGCGTTCATGGCGGACTGGAACAAGAAGAAGCAATAA
- a CDS encoding universal stress protein has translation MKILVGYKGVNVGKDLIEIAARHARAFDGQVIVVTSMKGGGNTDPMEVKAAEDNLEGIKPFFKEKNIPCDTHLLVRGMEPGEDIVAFAEQNKVDEIIIGVRSRSKVGKLLFGSTSQVVILQASCPVVTVK, from the coding sequence ATGAAAATTCTGGTGGGATATAAAGGTGTCAATGTGGGAAAGGACCTGATAGAAATTGCAGCCCGTCATGCCCGGGCGTTTGACGGGCAGGTGATCGTAGTGACGTCCATGAAAGGGGGGGGCAATACGGATCCAATGGAAGTCAAGGCGGCGGAAGACAATCTGGAAGGAATCAAGCCGTTTTTTAAAGAAAAAAATATCCCTTGCGACACCCATCTGCTGGTCAGGGGCATGGAGCCGGGTGAAGATATTGTGGCATTTGCTGAACAAAACAAGGTGGATGAGATCATTATCGGTGTCCGGAGCCGGTCCAAAGTGGGAAAACTCCTGTTCGGATCCACATCCCAGGTGGTGATTCTGCAAGCCAGCTGCCCGGTGGTGACGGTTAAATAA
- a CDS encoding ArsR/SmtB family transcription factor — MEVIRQFKALSDPTRLRLLHILNEVELNVNEIVSIVDMIQSGVSRHLKILLESGLLVARKEGSFMYYNANMDPENRSLIQLACSRIQNDPVCAQDIEKARQIIMIRKNRTKRFFSTVAPQWEGLKKEILGSFNLNAVLKQQIPARRGVADLGCGTGELLGQLVRNHKGMLIGVDASPEMLEQARIKLPDMPSIELRLGEVEHLPMKDQEVDTVVMSMVLYHILQPEKAIQEVFRVLKPGGMLLLADFDHHHQEQIKEIIGGTWLGFTKDQVETWLTKSGFQLQSTERFAVERGLHIHVFSAGK; from the coding sequence ATGGAAGTGATCCGGCAGTTCAAAGCGCTTTCCGATCCCACCCGGCTTCGATTGCTTCATATTCTCAATGAAGTGGAACTCAACGTCAATGAAATCGTTTCCATTGTGGACATGATTCAATCCGGTGTTTCCCGGCATTTGAAAATTCTGCTGGAATCCGGTCTGCTGGTGGCCAGAAAAGAAGGCAGCTTCATGTATTACAATGCCAATATGGATCCGGAAAACCGGTCTTTGATTCAGCTGGCGTGCTCCCGGATCCAGAACGACCCGGTATGCGCCCAGGACATTGAAAAAGCCCGGCAGATCATCATGATCCGCAAAAACAGAACCAAACGGTTTTTCAGTACTGTGGCACCCCAGTGGGAAGGTCTGAAAAAGGAAATCCTGGGCAGTTTTAATTTGAATGCCGTGCTGAAACAGCAGATACCGGCGCGCCGGGGTGTGGCGGATTTAGGGTGCGGCACAGGAGAGCTTCTCGGCCAGCTGGTCAGAAATCATAAGGGCATGCTCATCGGTGTGGATGCCTCCCCTGAGATGCTGGAACAGGCCCGGATCAAACTGCCGGATATGCCGTCCATTGAGTTGCGTCTCGGAGAAGTGGAACATCTGCCCATGAAAGACCAGGAAGTGGATACCGTGGTCATGAGCATGGTGCTGTATCATATTCTTCAGCCGGAAAAAGCCATCCAGGAGGTGTTCCGGGTGCTCAAACCCGGGGGAATGCTGCTTCTGGCTGATTTTGACCATCATCATCAGGAACAGATCAAGGAAATTATCGGCGGTACCTGGCTGGGATTTACAAAAGACCAGGTGGAAACCTGGCTGACCAAAAGCGGATTCCAATTGCAGTCCACAGAACGGTTTGCCGTGGAGCGGGGATTGCACATCCATGTGTTTTCCGCTGGAAAATGA
- a CDS encoding mannose-1-phosphate guanylyltransferase/mannose-6-phosphate isomerase, which yields MTVPVILAGGSGTRLWPLSRELYPKQLINMYNRHTMLQNTVLRLSDLEGMDAPLIVCNDVHRFMTAEQLQLIQVVPRAIILEPAAKNTAPAIALAAIQLTAQNQDPVMLVLPADHRINDVSAFHRGIEQGKTLADDGYLITFGIVPDTPETGYGYIQKGSSLEDNVCRIQRFVEKPDLDTAKSYLSSGDYCWNSGMFMFKASTILKELTLLAPDMVDICRRAVANGRQDLDFFRVDQAIFDQVAADSIDYAVMEKTEKGVMVFLDAGWNDLGSFDALWQTEKKDTHANVIKGDVLVHDVTDSYINAQSRLVAAVGLDSVVVVETGDAVLVSPRDRVQDVKQIVNQLKSRGRKESITHAKVYRPWGDYETIDQSHRYQVKRITVKPGAKLSLQKHFHRAEHWTVVSGAAIVTRGEETLLLKEDQSTYIPLGTVHRLENPGKIPLELIEVQSGPYLGEDDIVRLDDVYGREHEKEKVANP from the coding sequence ATGACCGTGCCCGTTATTCTGGCAGGCGGTTCCGGCACAAGGCTGTGGCCCCTGTCCAGGGAACTTTACCCCAAACAGCTGATCAATATGTACAACCGGCATACCATGCTTCAGAACACGGTGCTCCGCCTCAGCGACCTGGAGGGGATGGATGCCCCCCTGATTGTATGCAATGATGTGCATCGGTTCATGACGGCGGAACAACTTCAATTGATACAGGTGGTCCCCAGGGCCATCATTCTGGAACCGGCGGCAAAAAATACGGCCCCGGCCATTGCTCTGGCTGCCATTCAGCTGACCGCTCAGAATCAGGACCCGGTGATGCTGGTGTTACCGGCCGACCATCGGATCAATGACGTGTCCGCGTTTCACCGGGGTATCGAACAAGGAAAAACCCTGGCGGATGACGGATATCTCATCACTTTCGGGATTGTCCCGGATACGCCTGAAACCGGGTACGGGTATATTCAAAAAGGCTCTTCTCTGGAAGACAATGTCTGTCGGATTCAGCGGTTTGTGGAAAAACCGGACCTGGACACGGCCAAATCTTATCTGTCTTCCGGGGATTATTGCTGGAATTCCGGCATGTTCATGTTCAAGGCTTCCACCATTTTAAAGGAACTGACGCTTCTTGCCCCGGATATGGTGGATATCTGCCGCAGGGCTGTGGCCAATGGCCGGCAGGATCTGGATTTCTTCCGGGTGGATCAAGCTATTTTTGATCAGGTGGCCGCGGATTCCATTGATTATGCCGTGATGGAAAAAACCGAAAAAGGGGTGATGGTGTTTCTGGATGCGGGATGGAATGACCTGGGATCCTTTGATGCCTTGTGGCAGACCGAAAAGAAAGATACCCATGCCAATGTGATCAAAGGAGATGTGCTGGTCCATGATGTGACCGATTCCTACATCAACGCCCAGAGCCGGCTGGTGGCTGCGGTGGGTCTGGATTCCGTGGTGGTGGTGGAAACCGGGGATGCCGTGCTGGTGTCTCCCAGAGACCGGGTTCAGGATGTCAAACAGATCGTGAACCAGCTCAAATCCCGGGGCCGTAAAGAGTCCATCACCCATGCCAAGGTGTATCGGCCCTGGGGAGATTATGAGACCATTGATCAGTCTCACCGGTATCAGGTGAAACGGATCACGGTGAAGCCCGGTGCCAAGCTGTCGCTGCAAAAACATTTTCACCGGGCCGAGCACTGGACCGTGGTATCCGGAGCAGCCATCGTGACCCGGGGGGAAGAAACCCTGCTGCTCAAAGAGGATCAGTCCACCTATATTCCTCTGGGAACGGTTCATCGCCTTGAAAATCCCGGAAAGATCCCGCTGGAACTCATTGAGGTCCAGTCCGGGCCGTATCTGGGAGAAGACGATATTGTCCGGCTGGATGATGTTTATGGCAGAGAGCATGAAAAAGAAAAGGTTGCAAATCCATAA